The following are from one region of the Deltaproteobacteria bacterium genome:
- a CDS encoding acyltransferase, with product MKGSVKTAGIQMSPTAVRARNLKVAGSLIAAAAERGARVICLPQLFSTPWFPAVISKDNFRWAEPEDGETVSFLREAARRAGSVVIAPIFERDGGRFYNTAFVIDEGGAVLGRYRKVHVPQLPFWEEKAYFSPGDLGFPVFETSFGTVGVLLCWDVFFPEGFRILALKGVQMVFVPTASAYVHSRRKWERAAAASAQANGIYVFRVNRTGSEGEQEFYGASFCAGPGGDLVEGPAGASEGVVLADLDLHAISAVRNEWVFLKDRRPDQYGELTEVKR from the coding sequence ATGAAAGGAAGCGTGAAGACAGCGGGGATCCAGATGTCGCCGACGGCGGTGAGGGCGAGGAATCTCAAGGTCGCCGGCTCACTCATAGCGGCGGCCGCGGAGCGGGGCGCAAGGGTCATATGCCTGCCCCAGCTCTTCAGCACCCCCTGGTTCCCGGCGGTCATATCGAAGGACAACTTCCGGTGGGCCGAGCCCGAGGATGGCGAGACGGTGTCGTTTCTGCGCGAGGCGGCGAGGCGGGCCGGCTCGGTGGTCATCGCGCCCATCTTCGAGCGCGACGGCGGGCGTTTCTACAACACGGCCTTTGTCATCGACGAGGGCGGCGCGGTGCTTGGCAGGTACCGCAAGGTCCACGTGCCCCAGCTTCCATTCTGGGAGGAGAAGGCCTACTTCAGCCCCGGAGACCTCGGTTTCCCCGTATTCGAGACGAGCTTCGGCACCGTCGGCGTGCTGCTGTGCTGGGACGTCTTCTTCCCCGAGGGCTTCAGGATATTGGCCCTCAAGGGCGTCCAGATGGTATTCGTCCCCACGGCGTCGGCCTACGTCCACTCGCGGCGCAAGTGGGAGAGGGCGGCGGCCGCCTCGGCCCAGGCAAACGGCATCTACGTCTTCAGGGTGAACCGCACGGGAAGCGAGGGCGAGCAGGAGTTCTACGGCGCGAGCTTCTGCGCCGGTCCCGGCGGAGACCTGGTTGAAGGGCCGGCCGGAGCCTCGGAGGGGGTGGTGCTCGCGGACCTCGACCTCCACGCCATAAGCGCCGTGCGAAACGAGTGGGTCTTTCTGAAGGACAGGAGGCCCGACCAGTACGGAGAGCTCACGGAGGTGAAGAGATGA